A window of the Candidatus Aegiribacteria sp. genome harbors these coding sequences:
- the scpB gene encoding SMC-Scp complex subunit ScpB: MILDRLAREVEALIFASDAPLSIEQLCEYTGSGEDSVHQALDRLNKAFLDQQHALMIIEVAGGYRLATDKDFGSIVSQLFEGRKPGKLSRAALETLAVIAYSQPCTRMAIESIRGVNCDSAIRTLLERDMIRISGRMETPGRPLLYSTTRVFLEYFGLTDLDHLPRSSEISELLSLSSSEMEEKDLFGAAEEE, translated from the coding sequence TTGATTCTTGATAGACTGGCCAGGGAAGTTGAAGCTCTCATCTTTGCTTCAGATGCCCCATTGAGTATTGAGCAACTGTGTGAATATACCGGAAGTGGTGAGGATTCAGTTCATCAGGCGCTGGACAGGCTCAACAAAGCATTTCTCGATCAGCAGCACGCACTGATGATAATCGAAGTTGCAGGTGGATACAGGCTTGCTACTGACAAGGATTTCGGTTCGATAGTATCTCAGCTCTTCGAAGGCCGGAAACCGGGAAAACTGTCCAGAGCAGCACTTGAAACGCTTGCTGTTATCGCATACAGTCAGCCGTGCACGAGAATGGCGATAGAATCCATAAGAGGAGTCAACTGTGACAGTGCCATAAGAACACTCCTGGAAAGAGATATGATCAGGATCTCAGGCAGGATGGAGACTCCGGGCAGACCGCTTCTGTATTCAACAACCAGGGTGTTTCTTGAATATTTCGGCCTGACTGATCTTGACCATCTGCCAAGATCTTCCGAAATCTCTGAGTTGCTGTCTTTGAGTTCCTCTGAAATGGAAGAAAAGGATTTATTTGGTGCAGCAGAAGAGGAATAG
- a CDS encoding segregation/condensation protein A — MLSNSCRIQLESFEGPLDLLLYLIRRDEIDIYDIPMAHVADQYLEYIREAHELNLDIASEYLVMAATLTRMKSKSLLPIHRIDGEEEEDPGAELRRQLILYRTFREIAKELQRTEETWTDIYTSPGERDRWSMDNTSIEPGQTSLLDLLRALDNLSQDETELPAQRIQRKLLTISECILTLDKVFHTGDLISFRSVVGRQPSRTKIISYFIAILELIRRGWISFHQAYPFSEIELKRTERWTVDS; from the coding sequence ATGCTGAGTAACAGTTGCCGTATACAGCTCGAATCATTTGAAGGACCGCTTGACCTTCTTCTCTATCTTATTCGAAGAGACGAAATAGATATCTACGATATCCCAATGGCTCACGTAGCGGATCAGTATCTTGAATATATCAGAGAAGCTCACGAACTGAATCTCGACATTGCAAGTGAATATCTGGTTATGGCCGCTACTCTAACCAGGATGAAAAGCAAATCTCTTCTGCCGATTCACAGAATCGACGGGGAGGAGGAAGAAGATCCTGGAGCAGAGCTCAGGCGTCAACTTATTCTCTACAGAACGTTTCGTGAAATCGCAAAAGAACTCCAGAGAACCGAAGAGACCTGGACTGATATCTACACATCCCCCGGAGAGCGTGACAGATGGTCAATGGATAATACCTCTATAGAACCGGGGCAGACATCTTTACTTGATCTTCTGAGAGCTCTGGATAACCTTTCACAGGACGAGACTGAACTTCCGGCCCAGAGAATCCAGCGGAAACTTCTGACTATCTCGGAGTGCATACTGACTCTTGATAAGGTATTCCATACCGGTGATCTGATTTCTTTCAGATCAGTCGTAGGCCGTCAGCCATCCAGAACGAAAATAATATCCTATTTTATTGCAATCCTTGAGCTTATAAGAAGGGGGTGGATTTCCTTTCATCAGGCCTATCCATTCTCTGAAATAGAGCTTAAACGTACTGAAAGGTGGACTGTTGATTCTTGA
- a CDS encoding 50S ribosome-binding GTPase encodes MKSDSEIKAGYVAIAGLTNSGKSTLINTLTERKISPSHVHKGTTRVPISSIYMNDDSQICFIDTPPIEVFDDAVFFSGMDVICLTINSTDLSSQLKSNRVREFIDEIAPIPLIIAPTFIDCFPRYLHSAFINQIAMFGSFQEIVPVCSPCLESAYRLRKVIAGYIPDRGRLFPEGCTSLHSERFLVSEQIRISLFSVLPSDVANTTAVQIEEFSIRDEKRYVRANLHVAKHSNKGVVIGRKGAMLQNIADIAAEGASKILERPMYLDLWVKVRESWPGNQSDLVEFGYVC; translated from the coding sequence GTGAAATCCGATTCTGAAATCAAAGCAGGATATGTTGCGATAGCCGGTCTGACGAATTCCGGTAAATCGACTCTGATCAACACGCTTACCGAAAGAAAAATATCGCCTTCCCACGTGCACAAAGGAACAACCAGAGTCCCGATCTCCAGCATATATATGAATGATGACTCACAGATCTGTTTTATTGATACGCCACCGATTGAAGTATTTGATGATGCGGTGTTTTTCAGTGGGATGGATGTCATATGCCTGACAATCAATTCTACAGATCTGTCCTCTCAGCTCAAATCAAACAGAGTAAGGGAGTTTATTGACGAGATAGCCCCTATTCCGCTAATTATCGCTCCAACATTTATTGACTGTTTCCCAAGATATCTGCATAGTGCTTTTATCAATCAGATTGCCATGTTCGGCAGTTTTCAGGAAATTGTACCTGTATGTTCTCCTTGCCTGGAAAGCGCATACAGACTGCGAAAAGTTATTGCAGGCTACATTCCCGACCGCGGCAGATTGTTTCCCGAAGGTTGTACATCTCTCCATTCGGAGAGATTCCTTGTCAGCGAGCAGATCAGGATAAGCCTTTTCAGTGTTCTTCCTTCTGATGTAGCTAATACTACAGCAGTGCAGATTGAAGAGTTTTCTATTCGTGATGAAAAAAGATATGTCAGAGCTAATCTGCATGTTGCGAAACATTCAAATAAAGGCGTGGTTATCGGCAGAAAAGGAGCGATGCTTCAGAACATAGCCGATATAGCGGCAGAGGGAGCTTCAAAGATTCTTGAAAGACCGATGTATCTTGATCTCTGGGTTAAAGTCAGAGAATCCTGGCCCGGCAACCAGAGTGATCTGGTTGAATTCGGATATGTCTGCTGA
- a CDS encoding PQQ-binding-like beta-propeller repeat protein, which translates to MILKSHIQTENDTHIIENRGNKQNMIIGITLIFTLIILFLFSTVFYSGGNGKHDEELQVFPGDSAQIDSLAPPDAMSDVIELPEIWLQARGCSYGNAAWGPDIIAPFDTLWRLRSNGGREFFSSPAILENVLYFGCNDGLLRAVNALNGSILWSFSTVCGICGEPAVDSALVYFGGQDGIIYALDRTSGSKRWSTGLGYHVFCSVGILADSLILSGNSMGKICALYADDGELVWESEIGGIVLGPAIIDSLAVFSTESGKIAVFDTEGNRLWIREYGRQASSPSADSTGIYAGFSDGLVRKLTVTGGELLWETDIVDSPTRCVLARPVITRNNIVLIGTNDGRLVALNSSTGNMLWEQEFENWLQLPPVAGDNCIYVSCDDQRLHLIDLNTGVKLDSLEMNGYSGTAPLLANSILYYGNSSGEFFAITGTVEIEEEIEEVSTEIIPETEVTGQ; encoded by the coding sequence TTGATACTTAAATCGCATATTCAGACTGAAAACGATACGCACATCATTGAGAATCGCGGAAACAAACAGAATATGATTATCGGTATCACTCTGATTTTCACTCTTATCATTCTTTTTCTGTTTTCAACCGTTTTCTATTCAGGAGGTAACGGAAAACACGATGAAGAACTGCAGGTATTTCCCGGTGATTCAGCACAGATTGACAGTCTGGCTCCTCCTGATGCTATGAGCGATGTAATAGAGCTTCCTGAAATATGGCTGCAGGCAAGAGGATGTTCTTATGGCAATGCAGCATGGGGACCGGATATCATCGCACCATTTGATACACTCTGGCGGTTGCGGTCAAACGGGGGTAGAGAATTCTTCTCCTCTCCGGCTATACTCGAAAACGTATTGTATTTCGGATGCAATGATGGACTTCTAAGAGCGGTAAATGCTCTGAATGGGTCTATACTCTGGTCTTTCAGCACAGTATGCGGAATTTGCGGTGAACCTGCGGTTGATTCCGCCCTGGTGTATTTTGGCGGTCAGGATGGAATTATCTATGCTCTGGACAGGACGTCAGGCAGTAAACGCTGGTCAACAGGGCTCGGTTATCATGTCTTCTGCAGTGTTGGCATACTTGCCGATTCCCTGATACTATCCGGAAACTCAATGGGTAAGATATGTGCTTTGTACGCGGATGACGGGGAACTTGTCTGGGAAAGTGAAATTGGCGGAATAGTCCTTGGTCCGGCAATTATAGATTCCCTGGCGGTGTTTTCAACTGAGAGCGGGAAGATCGCAGTGTTTGACACTGAAGGCAATAGACTGTGGATTAGAGAATACGGCAGGCAGGCATCTTCTCCATCTGCTGACAGTACCGGTATATATGCAGGTTTCTCTGATGGTCTAGTCAGGAAGCTGACAGTAACGGGGGGAGAGTTGCTCTGGGAGACTGATATAGTGGATAGTCCCACGAGATGTGTTCTTGCGCGTCCGGTTATTACGAGGAATAATATCGTTCTTATCGGAACAAACGATGGCAGACTGGTAGCACTGAATTCATCAACCGGGAATATGCTTTGGGAGCAGGAATTCGAGAATTGGCTGCAGTTGCCGCCTGTTGCCGGAGATAATTGTATATACGTTTCCTGTGACGATCAGCGGTTACACTTGATTGACCTGAACACAGGAGTGAAACTTGATTCTCTGGAAATGAATGGTTATTCCGGTACAGCTCCTCTGCTTGCGAATTCAATTCTATATTATGGCAATTCATCAGGCGAATTTTTCGCCATTACCGGAACTGTGGAGATAGAAGAAGAGATAGAGGAAGTATCCACTGAGATAATTCCGGAAACAGAGGTAACAGGTCAGTGA